In Castanea sativa cultivar Marrone di Chiusa Pesio chromosome 6, ASM4071231v1, a single window of DNA contains:
- the LOC142639907 gene encoding uncharacterized protein LOC142639907, which produces MEVTSSFENVDAFREALELCQLEDLGYRGHPFTWSKKRLGDANTKIRLDRAVATKEWREKYQLSTVTHLYSHASDHMPIVLQTQSYHRQRQRRERSFKFEESWLMWEECEAVVSEAWHANGNNEVGLASVREKISSCGSDLIAWGTSKADSNDGEIKKYQKQLENLTEAETTEGTKA; this is translated from the exons ATGGAAGTTACTAGCTCATTTGAAAAC GTGGATGCGTTTAGAGAAGCCTTGGAGTTATGTCAACTTGAAGATTTGGGTTATAGAGGCCACCCATTTACTTGGAGTAAAAAGAGGCTGGGTGATGCGAACACAAAAATCCGCCTTGATCGAGCTGTAGCAACTAAGGAGTGGAGGGAGAAATATCAGTTGAGCACGGTTACTCATCTTTATTCCCATGCATCAGATCACATGCCTATTGTTCTTCAAACTCAGAGTTATCATAGGCAGAGACAGAGAAGGGAAAGGTCGTTCAAATTTGAGGAATCTTGGCTTATGTGGGAGGAATGTGAGGCGGTGGTGAGTGAAGCATGGCATGCGAATGGAAACAATGAGGTGGGGTTGGCTTCGGTCAGGGAGAAAATTAGTTCATGTGGTTCGGACTTGATTGCATGGGGGACATCCAAAGCTGATTCAAATGAtggggaaattaaaaaatatcaaaaacagCTTGAGAATCTCACTGAGGCTGAAACTACTGAGGGGACTAAAGCATAA